A stretch of DNA from Streptomyces gobiensis:
GATCAGCCCCGCTCCGCGCGCTCGTCGGCTACGTCACCCAGGAACCCTCGGTCTACACCGACCTCACCGCCCGCCAGAACCTCGACTACTACGCGGCCGTCCTGGGCATCCCCCGCCGCAAACGCCAACAACAGGTCGAACAGGCCCTCACCGACGTAGACCTCACCTCGCACGCCGACCTCCTCGCCGGAAACCTCTCCGGCGGTCAGCTCTCCCGGGTCTCCCTCGCCGTCGCCCTGCTCGGCACCCCCGAGCTGCTCGTCCTCGACGAACCCACCGTCGGCCTCGACCCCGTACTGCGCCGCGACCTCTGGAACCTCTTCCACCGCCTGGCCGACGAGCGCGGCACCACCCTCCTCATCTCCTCCCATGTCATGGACGAGGCCGACCGCTGCCAGCGCCTGCTGCTGATGCGCACAGGCCGACTCCTCGCCGATGACACCCCCGAAGCCCTGCGCACCCGCACCCGCACCGAAACCATCGAGGACGCCTTCCTC
This window harbors:
- a CDS encoding ABC transporter ATP-binding protein; the encoded protein is MMNSTGVAAIHARDLTVVRGGRTVIDALAFDVQPATVTGLLGPSGCGKSTLMRAIVGTQARVTGTLDVLGRPAGSAPLRALVGYVTQEPSVYTDLTARQNLDYYAAVLGIPRRKRQQQVEQALTDVDLTSHADLLAGNLSGGQLSRVSLAVALLGTPELLVLDEPTVGLDPVLRRDLWNLFHRLADERGTTLLISSHVMDEADRCQRLLLMRTGRLLADDTPEALRTRTRTETIEDAFLHLVEEEVTQ